The genomic stretch AATCTCAGGCACTTTATGTTcacatcatatatatatatatcaaatataCACTTTATTGCTATTGTGTATTTATGATCCCCCCTTTTTTAGCTTTATGTTTAGCTTTAAGTTAATGTCTTGAACTAAAACCTTCCGAATGTGAAAAGGCTTATGTAACAAGCGCTGTGGTGGTGCACGGTTAAGGGATCAGACTCTGGttcgatgcagttgcacacctggCAGATCCCAGTATGGCGGGCGCATAACCGAGCGGCAGTAATTGGGCTGCCGCTCCGGAGGTGGGTGGAGCAACTCGGCGGGGGGGATCGCCGCATGCAAGCGTCCCTGATCAtgcctcagaatcacggtccGGGGCTAGAGACAGcgtggcttgaagaaggcatgtcgTTCTCCATCCGGCTGCCAGGTGGCAGGGTTGCGATGGCGTTTCCTCAATAACACAAGGGAATTGACAATAAAAAGGGTACAGTTGGccactaaattgggagaaaaatgggtGGGGGGAATCTGAAACAAGTGTTTACACAAGGCTTATGTAACAGTTTTCATCAAATAGCTAATTTTTCATTCTGATCCTATATGCCCCTTAATTGCCGTTTCATTGGCTTGCATTAAATAAGCTGTAGCCAAGTACTTCTGAAAACTTCAGGAAATCTGAATCAAAATCTAAATAATTTGTGTGGCCAAAAGCCATgggacatttacattaatggcctTCCAAACACCTCAAAGGTAACAAAATGATAAATGAAGTGGGTTTTGTTGTCTGGTCTTTCTTGGCCTTGCTAATATTTTGTCTGCCTAAGGAAGCATGGCTGAGGGTTTCTTCATTGCAGCGTATTTTGACAGTGTGTGAACAGTAGCTGTAATTactaacattttttaaattatataaacaTGATCCTTCTTGAAAGAAAGGTCATTGACTCTGGGTCATTGGATTCTACAAGGCCCAATAGCTTGCAGAGCAGGTGTCTACAggactgaataaataaatgtatttggagTTCGAGCCACAGCAAACAATATTTCTGGGTGTGCATATACTGTGCTGTTCGAGACTGTGTCTtcggatgagacgttaaacaCTGGTTGAGACGGTCCTGACTGGTTATTGACGATTCCATGACACTtccaaagagtagggggttcctctgtgtcctggctaaattccaaaccctggctctctcaacctgccacgtaatcatcccctgattcagtTGGAAGAAACaatctctccttctccaccttaGTTtatggtgagcgttctggcacaaaatggcagctcgtgcatcacccaggtgggtgccacacattggtggtggttgaagcGCGTTTCCCCCCTGATCACTGTAAGCGCTGTATCGTGTCTAGAGAAGCACTATATAAAGAAAAGCACGATAGAAATGTAATTACAGATGGAATAATGCTTTaatatgcaaaacattttgaaaactgTTACATAACTCTCGAGTATGCATCTAAACTGGAAGTTTTGAAATTTGTACTTTTACTTActagcttttgtttttgtgtaatttgttccattttttaaattgcattttaatttgtcaGACACCACTCAGAAAAAGCACAGTGGAAAGCGTTTGagtaatttgatttaaaaattcAAGATTTTCCTGGCTTTTCCAACCAGCCCCAGAGATGTGGCACTCAGTGCCCTATGGGGAATACAGGGAATGTGTCTAACCAAAATGTTTAATCAATTTCTTAAAGACTGACACTCCCTCTGCGTCAGCGCCCTCGGGCGCGTGGCAGCGGCTGCATAAGCTCAACCAGGACCTTCAGAATGAGCTGGAAGCCCAGCGGCGCAAACAGGAGCTTACCAACCAGCAGGTGCAAGCCCTGAAGAGGAACTATAATGAGGCCAAGGATGTGATACGGCACCACGAGTCAGAGATCCAGGCCCTCCAGGCCAAACTCAACAATGCGATGGCTGAGATCCTCATTAGTGAGCAGGCGGTGGCCAAGATGCGCAGCGAGCTAAAACTGGAGCAGGAGCGCTTCCGGGACCGCAAGGAGGAGTGGGAGCAGGACGAGCAGGCCCTTCGTACCCAGCTTAAGGACAGTGAGGACAGGCTTAAGGATGTGGAGGCCCACCTCCTGGAAAAGAGCCAGGCCCTGAGGGACCTGGAGCGGCAGCAGGCCCTGCAGCGAGACCACCTGAAGGAGGTGCAAAAGCTCCAGGAGAGACTGTCAGAGGTCACTGGCAGGCTGATTGCCACGGAGGAGGCCCAGGCTCTGAAGGAGGAGCGCCTGCAGAAGAATCTGCATGTCCTACAGGAGAGtcaggagaaagagaggcagagtctAGTGAAGCGCCTGGTGGAGGCAGAGGGGAAAGGGCAGGAAATGGAAGAGCGGCTACAGGAGGCAGAGCAGCAGGTTGAGGCCCTGCTCAGAGAGAAGCGCACATCTGGGTTGGTGAATAACGAGGTTGTGCACCAGATAGAGCAGCAACTGGCTATCAAGGCAGATGCCATTGAGAAGCTCTCAGAGGCTCTCCGTCAGCTGGAGGAAGAGAAGAGTCAGCTGACCTGCCGCTGTCAGGAACTGCTCAACCAGATTTCTGAAGCAGACAATGAGGTGGCCAAGCTCCAGAATCGCCTCAAGGCGGAGGAGTCGGACTACTTCAATCTAGAGCACTCATATGAGAAGGTGTCCGAGGAGTTCCGGAGGATAGGCATGATTCTGCATGAGAAAGAACAGGAGATCCATGCAGCTAAGGAGATGTATGAAAGGCTGATGGAACGGAAGGAGCAAGACCTCAATGAGGCAATGATAAAGATGGCTGCACTGGGAAGCAGCCTGGAAGAGACTGAGCTGAAGTTGCAGGCAAAAGAGGAACTGATCTGCAAGATGGGTCAGGGGTATATGGAACCATGTAGTTCAGAGAGGGACTTAGAAGCTAAATTAGTCGTGGCAGAAGATCGTATCAGTGAACTGGAGCAGCACCTCAATGAGCTGCAGCTTGGCTACTCTGATCTCCAGATGGAGCACTCAAAACTGCAGGAGGACTGTGATGTTTTGCAGAGCATTAGCACAGCTGAAGGATCCTCACTGACAGCAGTGGAAGGATCCAACTCCATAGACGAGATCAGGCCACAATTGAGCACCAGCAACGATGGCGGAGGGTCACTGGTGAAGCGGCAGAGGATACGCTTCTCAAGCATACATTGccaaaaatatgttcacttggAGGGGGCTGAGAAGCTGTGGGCTAGTGGCACCTCTTCAGATATCAACCAagaccactctctctctgaggaGAGTGGCTCCTCTGACGCACCATATCAATACATAACCTCCGCCAGCAGTGATCCAGAGAAGTTCATCTCCATCATCCACGCTCTAGAAACCAAACTGTTCACCACAGAAGAAAAACTCAAAGACATCACTCAAAAGCTGGAGGAACAGCAGGGCAGGCAGCTGCAGTGCCTTAGGGAGCAGCATGGTCAGTGGGCCGAGTCTGAGGCTGAGTTACGGGACCAGCTCAATGAGAGCCTGTCCACAGTAAACCAGCTCACTGCACAGCTCCAGCAGGAGATGGACAAGAGGGGTAATTTTTCACAGGAAATGGACTGCAGCATCAGGGCAGTAAATGCCAAATATGAGAAGGCCCTGGCCTGTGTAGAGTCAAGCAGGGAGAAGGTTCAGTCCATCTTGAGATGTCACAAAGACGTTGGCACAGAACTACAGCTACACACATTGGCAGAAATAGAGACAGAGCTAGTCAATGCCACTGTGTTTATTAGACAGGGTAGAAACACTTTGGAAGAACAACCACATGAGACACACGGAAGTCTGGCCCGAGAAATAAAGGAAAACAAGGTTTCAGACGAGGagagaataaaatgttttgccaaaacttTAGCCTTTGAGGCCATAGTTTTAAATAAGATGGCATTCTCAATTCAAAATCCAAACTTGGACCTCTTGCAGGGCCTTAGTGAGATCCATCAAGAGGCTGAGAAACTAAGAAGAAGTGATGAGGGTTATGTAGCAATTGTTTATGCAGATGTCTTAACTAGGAAACTGATAGCAGAAAGTGAATTTTGGGCTGAGGTAGAGAAGCTTGATGCACAATATAAATTAAGAGAGGGTGATGGGCAAGGGGATATCGATTCAGTAGAGGTCAATATTGTTGGGGAGATGGGCATCACATTTTTCAGTAATGCCTGTATCAAAGCTGAACTGGCGTTTGCTGTTCAGAATCTAAAGCACTTTTATGAGGAAAAGTTCCAGAAACTCAAAGCAGATTTGCTAGATGCCCACAGAAACCTGCAACACAGGGAACTTGCATTGAAAGAGATTGTGAAATCCTCAAAGAAGACAGATTTTGATAGAGTCATGCAAGAGGTGAGCACTGAGTTTGGCTTCAGTCAGGGGAAGACTTTAGCTGACATAAGCCCTCCGGAACTTGCCCCCTATGTGGAACAAGTCGAGATGGAGGTGGCCCGTGACTTAGCGGAGGAGATCGTCAGTAGGCATCTTCAAGGAAGTGAACCTTCCTGTGGCTTTGAATCTGTTGAGTCTACACATGTGGGACGAGAGAGACTAATCACTGAGCTAAGGATGCAGGCTGAGGTCCTCCAGCGTCTCTCTCAGGAGGTTGAGGTGGCCTGCAATGCAGAAAGTGGCAGTCTTCgcaacacactactgaacatttCTCAAGCAAACCCAAGTTACCAGAATTTCGGTGACATAAGTACCAGCTCTGTGTGCATGCGAGAAGCAATGATCCAGGCCCAGATTGCCTATATAGCCTGCAAGCTGAGAGTTGACCATGAGAGGGACCTAAAGAAGTGCAAGGAGGCTTGTCAGGGCATGAATTTCCTGTgccaggagcatgcccagaatGTGGGTGCCATTCGTGAGCGGTACGAGGCCTCCATGCAAGATGAGCGGCAGAGCTTCACCCAGAATATGTCTGGTCTTCAGGAGGAGAATGAGACCCTGAAGAGAGAGGTGTCCATCCGCATTGCTGAGATCTCCCAGCAGCAGGAGCGGATGGTTCAGCTGGAAGAGCGCTTTCAGGCCGAGATGGAGGAATTAAAGACCAGGTACGAGATGGAGCTGGCCCAGGTGGAACAGAGGAGGAGCACCACTGAGCTAGCACTGATGGAGAAGACAGCGGACAGCCAGCACAAGCTAGACATGATCCTGATGGACATCGAGCGGATGGAGGACCGGCATGAAGAGCATGTGCAGAAGCTGGAGGACAGGTTCCAGGGAAAGATCCGGGAGCTGCAGCAGATTCACGAGGAGGAAATGCAACGCCTGCATGAGCACTACATGCAGACCATCCACTCCATGCAGGAAACGCTGGAGAGGATTAAGGCTAGGCACCCCGATGACTATTCCCTCTCAGAGGAGGCAACATCCCCCACAGACCAGGCCCTGCCCATGGAGGAGGAGCCAGCGGGGGGTGAGTGCGGCTCCATGGTGGTGCTGAGGGAGAGGATCCAAGAACTGGAGACTCAGATGAACGCTATGAAGGATGAGCTGGAGAACAAACACCTGGGGGGAGATGTGTCCAGCCTGAAGGAGAAATACCAGAAAGACTTTGAGAGCTTGAAggttcttcttttttctctttttttgtggtCAGTCATCAAGTAGAGCCCCACCTTGGATTTTGGGGTGCAATGGTCAGTCCCTTTCTTAATTAACCAACCGGCTATGTTGAAAGCCATTGAAACATGATGATTTTTATTGCGGTGGAGTTGAATGAGGTCTTGGTATAAAAAGCAATTAGAAAATATGACTATACTAAACAAATTGATTTTGTGTGATTCTCGCTATTGTTAGTGAGCTTATGCACATTTAAATGACTTGTAAAACTGACCATTGCAGCTTCTAGTCCACATACAGTAGGCAGAACTTAATGGCAACCCATGGATTTTCATGTTGCACCTTCACCCCTTGTATTTTTCATCACAAGCACCCTTCTCCCACATGTAGACAGCTTTGCTTTCGTTTTTTGCTGTATACAGTTATTAGAATGTTTAGCTGTAGTCTGAGATGCTGGAAATGTGCCACATTGTGAATAGTATAAGTTTTTGTATCACAATTAGTACCATTATCATCATTTCCCATGCAGTAGGATTTGAAAAGCCATGCTGTGCTGCTGTTAGAAATCTTAAATACAGTTCCTTACCCAGAGTGTGCTCAGTTTCAGTTAATATCATCAGCCCTCTGCCCTTTAGTATGTTTTTCTAATTATTTAATGCAGCATTTTTACTTGCTGTGTATTTCAGGAGTATAAATATTTCACAGTGGTTTATGACAATTTTTACATTGAGCAACAGCAGCTGCAGTAAGCTTGACAAAAAGGTAGTTCccatataaaataaacatcattaagtatttattaagTGTGGTAAATGCCCAAGTGTAGCACTTTCCTGTGGGCAAACTTTGCACTAGTTCATTGATTTCTTTGATGAAGACAGATGGTTGATTCTGTCATTGGCAAATGATGTTTATTTTCCATAAAAGCAGGcttattgtttgtatgtgttctcTTGGTGCATGCCTATCTGCTTTTCCTCCTTTCTTCACTCATCCAGTCATTGTGACTAATAATGCTTGCTCTCATGGTAGCTAGTGCTTGCATGATTTTTTACAGTTTGATTCAGCTTTGCATCAGGATTGCACGATGGACACTTTACAGTGGTAAAGTATAATTATGAGACATGCAGATGTTATAGCTGGAATGAaagcattaaaaagaaaaaagataaaatcaAAGATGAGATAATGTTCTTGGCCTTAACATTATAACATCTGattttttcttgtttaattTGCTGCTGACAGTTGGCTGGTAGAATGCTTTACAACTGTTAATTTCCTTAGTATTGGCGAGCTGAGCCAATGCCCTTGAATCATTCTGGACCACTTTTAAGATAATAATGGCTGGTGGTTCATTCTGTAGTTTGTTTCTGCGCGAGTTTCTTGTTGAAACAGTTGAACAGAGAAATCTTTCTTGATCATGCATGTTAACTACTGCGTTATAACTTCAGGGAGTAGTATAATGAGAATTAGATCACAGAacggaaataataataaataataaataataaaataaacaatagaaATACTGACTGTGTCCCGGTCCAAGCACAACAATGGCCACAGACTAATATGCTTTGCCTGCAACCCCATCTCAATTCCAGGCCACCTGCGAGAGGGGCTTTGCTGCCATGGAGGAGACCCACCAGAAGGTTATCGAGGACATCCAGCGGCAGCACCAGAGGGAGGTGTCCAAACTGCTGGAGGAGCGTGAGAGACTACTGGCCGAGGAGACGGCTGCTACAATTGCTGGTAATGCTTCCAAAGCCCCTGCTTTCCGTGAACAGTAAGGTTTAGCAGGCCAGTCACTGCATTGTTGCCTCTCCATAGAAAGCAGCAGTCATGTGTGCTGTTAAGTGCTGATTGTGCTGTTAAGTGCAGTCGTTCCACCTCCTGTCGTCCTGCAGCTATTGAAGCCATGAAGAACGCCCAccgggaggagctggagaagactCAGCGCTCCCAGCTGAGTGGCATGAGCTCCGACATCGAGGAGCTGCACAGGCAATACGAGTGAGTTTGAGCGCGGtgtggagcaggaggtggaaCATGAGCAGGTCCTTCAGGCGCTCACTGACGGTGGTTGAATGCTGTACCCTAGAGAGGAGCTTCAGTCCATCCACCGCGAGCTGGAGGTGCTGTCCGAGCAATACTCTCAGAAGTGCCTGGAGAACGCGCACCTTGCCCAGGCGCTGGAGGCCGAGAGGCAGGCTTTGAGGCAGTGCCAGCGGGAGAACCAGGAGCTTAACGCCCACAACCAGGTCAGCCCTGCATTGCTGCTATGACTATGTTCACACTGCAGGCAAAACTGTAGAAAGcgatgtttgtttattttctggcGCTCTGCATGCAACGTCAAATGGTTGTCGCATTGAAGTGACACCGAAGAACAAATTTTGGATTAAATCTGACTTAAATAAATGGATTTCATGTGGTTTTTTCCTGTTCAGACATTTAAAATTCTCCGATTCCAATTGCATTTGCAGAAAAAACAGATTTGACCTGCCAGTCTGAATAAACCTATATTACTGTCTGCAGTCTGAGGTGATTACTTTTGGATCATCAGGGCTTTTTTCCCCTCAGGAGATGcagtagtgttgtgtgtgttgtgtgtgttgtgtgtgttgtgtgtgttgtgtgtgttgtgtgtgttgtgtgtgttgtgtgtgtgtgagagtgagagagagtgagagagagtgagagagagtgagagagagtgagagagagtgagagagagtgagagagagtgagagagagtgagagagagtgtgagagagtgtgagagagtgtgagagagtgtgagagagtgtgagagagtgtgagagagtgagtgtaagtgtgtgacaGTAGCCCAGGCTGTGAACCCTGTGTCTGCCCCTCAGGAACTGAACAACCGTCTGACAGTGGAGATCACACGTATGCGGTCCTGCTTCAGTGGAGAGGTGGCTGGGTCACCCCTTTCACAGGGCAAGGACCTGTATGAGCTGGAGGTACTGCTCCCTGGCTTCACAACACTCATGACCATAACGCGCATATTACATATCCATACggcacactctctcccacacatgTCCTCACAGCCATTCagagcacatactgtatgctgtaaCCTATTAGTAGCATTACCTAtaagtcagacctgggtcaaatatatgtaatgtttttgcattcaaatacacCTTACTAAGCTTATGCAATACTCATATAGTGCAAACcctaccttctggtcctctcggttggttcaattgcaccaggcagggTCAATAAAGCAAGGAATGGtaattaaatccaaaacaattgacaTTTGACCCTGGTCGCCTATAGTGTAATAGTTGAATTGTATAGTTGAATTTCAGTGCCCTAGAATATAAATGTATTGATTCTGTAGGTGCCAAAATCAAGAGCTCCCAGAACAGCAATTAAGTTATACAACTTTTGAAATCAGAAATctgacaattttttattttattttattttttcctaatTTTGCCATGTCTCTTAGGTCTTATTGCGGGTCAAGGAATCAGAAATCCAGTATCTGAAACAGGAGATCCACTCTCTGAAAGATGAACTCCAGTCTGCACTGCGGGTATAGAAGAACCACTTCCCCCCCATTCACTAAAGATCATCAAATTTCCACATTATTCATTCCACGTTATTGTACACATTATTCATTATGTCAGGTGGAAGCAAATGGCAATCATTCATTTGCACTGTGCAAGAAAGGGATGGCCTGACTTATCTCCAGAAAGATTATCCTGTATTCGGAAAGGTCACTGTAGTTAAACTGTGATCGTTGTGTCCGCCGTGTCTGGACAGGACAAGAAGTACGCTACGGACAAATACAAGGACATCTACACGGAGCTGAGCATTGTGAAGGCCAAGGCTGACTGTGATATCAGCAAGCTGAAGGAGCAGCTGATGGTGGCCACCGAGGCCCTGGGGGAAAGGAGGTCTGACGGCACCACTGCTGTCCAGGGCTATGGTGAGCCCCCAAACACCATAAACaaccacacaccctcacatccaAATTCATCAACTTGCAATGCGGTTCATTCTCCCactcaccacaacacaccacatacaTTTGGGACTGCTGAGCTCTCCTCATTCAGACGAAGATCATGGCGCACAGTACATTGTATTGATAATATGGTACATgctttggacacaaaatgaatTCTGTTTTGCTGGTTGTATTCTTTTTGGCTCACTGAAATGTTGACTCTGCCTGTGTCTAGAGtgcttaaattcgggtttcaaaatatacagttccactctaccaaaacattgtataactacaataattcaagctcattggttgaaaattggttttaattgccacagcaaatggcgtttcaacatcagtgtgtttacagaaatgggggagggataaacagtgttgtggtttgacggTGTTTGTTGCTATtcttctcttgactgttagaagtcctaaattacctattgtaccttttaaatttgttatttttcctctGCTCCTTGCAGATATCATGAAATCTAAAAGCAATCCTGATTTTCTAAAGAAAGAGCGGTCGTCCTTGTCCAGGCAGATCAGAGGTATACGATCGAAGGTGAGTCGTCCGAGGATGTACGTGCCGTGAAGTTGCATTCCGTTCTCTTGGGAGATGTAACTTGCTAATGAAGAACAATGAAATCCACAGCAAATGAGACTGATTTAGTGCAACGTCTATGATCAGCTAACTGTATTAATAAATGAGTTTCCAGAGAGAATCCATTACTGTGAAGCACTGTTCAATGTCCCATGACACAGTACCAGTATTTGATAAGATGGGCCATTCCTTCACATTTGAGACATTCAAagacactaaaataaaaatgtattaagatATGACATTAGATGTTGAATTGTGCAGATATCTGCTTTGCTGGCCTGTGTAATAATCCTGTGTTGTTGATGCATGCGCTCTCCGAAGGGAGCGCACCATACCCACGTTTCTCTCAGGTCATCACAGTCCCAAACGGACCTCCAGTAGGTCATCACAAGCTCCTCAGTCCCAAACGGACCCCCAAACGACTGGCACTATAGAACCGCAGTCTGAGAGAAAACCACAGTCCCAGGACCCCGCCCGTCCTCACGCGTGCTTGTCTGCATCGTGCCGTGTGCTTTGCGTGTCGGTGCGTGTGAGTCTAAGCGTGTCCTCTGTCTCTTGCTTCGACAGTCTGTCATTGAACAGGTCTCATGGGACAGCTGACTTCTCCCCAGAGGGGAGCGAGTCTCCCTGTGATGTAGGTACAGTCCGTCACAGAGCATGTCCCACGTTGCATGTCTTGCCCTTCCACACACGTTTGCCTCCTGCACCTGGGGCCTCCAGTACACGGGGACAGGACGGCCCAGCGCTGGGGCCTTGTCCGGAGCCCTCGAGTCTGGGTTAATCTCAGATCTGTTTCAAGCACCGTCTTTGGTTCAGCATGTCCCTCCTTCAAGCATCCGTGTAGTTATGTTGATGGCgaaggcacctccactcagttACTTCAGGCAAATAATGAGAGGAGTGATTTTGAAAGGAGGCATCTTGGTTAAACAGACGGtgaattattagtattattgttattaatattaagGCTCTCATagattttgtgtgtatgtgtggagggGGACACAAACTGCTCTGTTTAGCTGCCTACTACCTGATGGAAGGCTTTAGTTCCTATTACGTCAGTGTTTATTTATTACTCCAGATTATAGAGAGCACTAGTAAGGATCTGTTATTTTGCTGGTTCATTGGTTAAAATGTAGAAAAGTTGGACCCAAGGCACATTGGCTGCAACAGCCTACAACAGCCTTTTTAGTCATTTGTGGATTTGTTGTGAATATTTGATTACACTGTATGTCTGTTACAATACAGTAGAATCTCAAAGCTTTGAACCCCTGTGTTCAGTTGACTGGGTCGACTGTGGTCAATGGAATCAATATGGAACTGGTCAATATGAAACCACAAGTAGCTTTAGATAATCACTTTTGCTATAAGTAACACTGGATAAAGATGGGTGTCTACACACTATTGCAAAACAATATAGTGTGAGAAATGTTTTGGGATAAAGTCCAAATTGAACTCCAAATGTTTGCAAAAGAATAACCACCTAACTGTTGCTGTTTTGTTTGGTTAATGTAAACAATGGTTTTACCTGCCCAAAGAGAGTAGCTAGTCTATATTTTGAACATTGTATTATCCAACCATATTTAAATCTCTACTGTAAAAAGAAAAGTAGACTATTACTAACACTATATTATAAATGTCCCATTAAAATGAATGGAGGTAATACTGTTATAAATACACAATTGCTGACACTTTATTGTAAATACAATATTATGAATAGGTGTTTCCACTTTCTGACGGCATTGGTGGTGCCATGTTCTTGTTGATATTTCTGTTTGT from Conger conger chromosome 2, fConCon1.1, whole genome shotgun sequence encodes the following:
- the si:ch73-103b11.2 gene encoding uncharacterized protein si:ch73-103b11.2 isoform X3, yielding MSSKDNPCRKFQANIFNKSKCQNCFKPRESHLLNDEDLNKAKPIYGGWLLLAPEGTNFDNPLHRSRKWQRRFFILYEHGLLRYALDEMPSTLPQGTINMNQCSDVIDGEARTGQKNSLCILTPDKEHFIRAENKEIINGWQETLVVYPRTNKQNQKKKRKVEPPTPQESIHGIPQQALRNLNGHLEPGPAKVTVTSSSSGGSIPCLPSSIAAAERVPASRASLWQEDRRGRSSIPCSRSASCLSQLGQSYPPPSTTEDRSSVNGGRKARVESGYFSLEKAKPEPPPHPPQQLPLSSPSGPGGLHRRSQVIEKFETLEGDGVEHMETSSSSEPPPSSSTTNAAQRQGRSERRHFPNKQDCSLDAAIERTMPDVSSSSLSSYRRAKSLDRRATESSMTPDLLNFKKGWMTKLYEEGLWKKHWFVLTDQSLRYYRDSVAEEAADLDGEIDLSTCHDVTEVPVQRNYGFQIHTKEGAFTLSAMTSGIRRNWIQAIMKNVRPTIAPDVTRKNVTLKLSVLKHSSLPDERVKARAALETSPQPPAETPALQGEPPTGDGSGSEQRRSRIRERRREGRCKTFDWADFRKGQPPETEAPDGRPEKAPDIGPASSTPSSPSSSPPGSSTTSSPSSSSGAPLREPPAEEELEQERARRREERRRRFQTCTPAPERTVASTEGEVRTPVEQGRMEVDAPQAGDGGRERGKPPDVQVEIEQRWHQVETTPLREERQVPITTIHPSDPAAERPPPQELAALLDKELEQTQKELAKLQEQNSLLQAQLQDARGRELSAREGYVLQTDTPSASAPSGAWQRLHKLNQDLQNELEAQRRKQELTNQQVQALKRNYNEAKDVIRHHESEIQALQAKLNNAMAEILISEQAVAKMRSELKLEQERFRDRKEEWEQDEQALRTQLKDSEDRLKDVEAHLLEKSQALRDLERQQALQRDHLKEVQKLQERLSEVTGRLIATEEAQALKEERLQKNLHVLQESQEKERQSLVKRLVEAEGKGQEMEERLQEAEQQVEALLREKRTSGLVNNEVVHQIEQQLAIKADAIEKLSEALRQLEEEKSQLTCRCQELLNQISEADNEVAKLQNRLKAEESDYFNLEHSYEKVSEEFRRIGMILHEKEQEIHAAKEMYERLMERKEQDLNEAMIKMAALGSSLEETELKLQAKEELICKMGQGYMEPCSSERDLEAKLVVAEDRISELEQHLNELQLGYSDLQMEHSKLQEDCDVLQSISTAEGSSLTAVEGSNSIDEIRPQLSTSNDGGGSLVKRQRIRFSSIHCQKYVHLEGAEKLWASGTSSDINQDHSLSEESGSSDAPYQYITSASSDPEKFISIIHALETKLFTTEEKLKDITQKLEEQQGRQLQCLREQHGQWAESEAELRDQLNESLSTVNQLTAQLQQEMDKRGNFSQEMDCSIRAVNAKYEKALACVESSREKVQSILRCHKDVGTELQLHTLAEIETELVNATVFIRQGRNTLEEQPHETHGSLAREIKENKVSDEERIKCFAKTLAFEAIVLNKMAFSIQNPNLDLLQGLSEIHQEAEKLRRSDEGYVAIVYADVLTRKLIAESEFWAEVEKLDAQYKLREGDGQGDIDSVEVNIVGEMGITFFSNACIKAELAFAVQNLKHFYEEKFQKLKADLLDAHRNLQHRELALKEIVKSSKKTDFDRVMQEVSTEFGFSQGKTLADISPPELAPYVEQVEMEVARDLAEEIVSRHLQGSEPSCGFESVESTHVGRERLITELRMQAEVLQRLSQEVEVACNAESGSLRNTLLNISQANPSYQNFGDISTSSVCMREAMIQAQIAYIACKLRVDHERDLKKCKEACQGMNFLCQEHAQNVGAIRERYEASMQDERQSFTQNMSGLQEENETLKREVSIRIAEISQQQERMVQLEERFQAEMEELKTRYEMELAQVEQRRSTTELALMEKTADSQHKLDMILMDIERMEDRHEEHVQKLEDRFQGKIRELQQIHEEEMQRLHEHYMQTIHSMQETLERIKARHPDDYSLSEEATSPTDQALPMEEEPAGGECGSMVVLRERIQELETQMNAMKDELENKHLGGDVSSLKEKYQKDFESLKATCERGFAAMEETHQKVIEDIQRQHQREVSKLLEERERLLAEETAATIAAIEAMKNAHREELEKTQRSQLSGMSSDIEELHRQYEEELQSIHRELEVLSEQYSQKCLENAHLAQALEAERQALRQCQRENQELNAHNQELNNRLTVEITRMRSCFSGEVAGSPLSQGKDLYELEVLLRVKESEIQYLKQEIHSLKDELQSALRDKKYATDKYKDIYTELSIVKAKADCDISKLKEQLMVATEALGERRSDGTTAVQGYDIMKSKSNPDFLKKERSSLSRQIRGIRSKSVIEQVSWDS